Proteins encoded in a region of the Ziziphus jujuba cultivar Dongzao chromosome 3, ASM3175591v1 genome:
- the LOC107422246 gene encoding LOW QUALITY PROTEIN: auxin-induced protein PCNT115 (The sequence of the model RefSeq protein was modified relative to this genomic sequence to represent the inferred CDS: inserted 1 base in 1 codon): MAKTVVGRMKLGTQGLEVSAQGLGCLSMSTFYLYGPPPKPESDMITLIHHAINSGITFFDTSDVYGPFTNETLFAKALSLNGGVRDKVQIATKFGITFTNGDNIGVSGDPQYVREACEASLNRLGVDCIDLYYQHRIDTRVPIEITAGELKKLVEEGKIKYIGLSKASAATIRRAHVFHPLTAVQLEWSLWXRDVEEDIIPTCRELGIGIVAYSPLGRGFLSKVPKLLDEMPREDYRKYLPRFQPENAEQNKTIFKRLGEMAATKGSIKKNIPHGLGEITN; the protein is encoded by the exons atggcgaAGACAGTTGTGGGAAGGATGAAGCTTGGAACACAAGGTCTGGAGGTATCAGCACAGGGACTTGGCTGCTTGAGCATGtcgactttttatttatatggtcCTCCCCCTAAGCCTGAATCCGATATGATCACTCTCATCCACCATGCCATTAACTCTGGCATCACCTTCTTCGACACCTCAGACGTTTATGGTCCCTTCACCAATGAAACCCTTTTCGCAAAA GCTCTCAGTCTCAATGGAGGAGTAAGAGACAAAGTGCAAATCGCCACTAAATTTGGTATCACCTTCACCAACGGTGACAACATAGGGGTTTCCGGCGATCCTCAGTACGTAAGAGAAGCTTGTGAGGCAAGTCTCAATAGGCTTGGAGTTGATTGCATCGATCTTTATTATCAGCATCGGATTGACACCCGGGTCCCAATTGAAATCACG GCTGGGGAGCTTAAAAAACTAGTTGAAGAaggcaaaataaaatacattggtCTATCTAAGGCCTCGGCTGCAACAATAAGACGAGCTCATGTTTTTCATCCTTTAACAGCCGTGCAGTTGGAGTGGTCGTTGT TGAGAGATGTGGAGGAAGACATAATTCCTACATGCAG GGAACTTGGCATTGGCATTGTTGCATACAGTCCTCTAGGAAGAGGGTTTCTGTCAAAAGTACCTAAACTTCTTGACGAAATGCCTAGGGAAGACTATCGGAAG TATCTACCAAGGTTCCAACCTGAGAATGCTgagcaaaacaaaacaatattcaAGCGGCTAGGTGAAATGGCAGCGACAAAAGGAagcataaagaaaaatattccaCATGGATTAGGAGAAATAACCAATTAG
- the LOC107422248 gene encoding sodium/proton antiporter 2: protein MVSLLRKLVPPSEYRKLLGAVVGIAANAGGAWTPIGDVTTTMRSIHGRISTLETMKNLAIPSAISLAVPLALMSLTRYFSLQYQKNTCATIPESSAFTRASSSITPLLATFTIRTLSSSWQKFPH from the exons ATGGTTTCTTTACTGCGGAAACTGGTGCCTCCATCAGAATACCGCAA GCTTTTGGGCGCTGTGGTTGGTATAGCTGCAAACGCAGGTGGTGCATGGACTCCCATTGGTGATGTCACCACTACTATGCGATCGATACATGGTCGGATATCAACATTGGAGACAATGAAG AACTTGGCAATACCTTCAGCAATTTCTCTAGCTGTTCCGCTGGCCTTAATGTCATTGACTAGGTATTTTTCCTTGCAATATCAGAAAAATACCTGTGCAACAATTCCAGAATCCAGTGCCTTCACAAgagcatcttcatcaataacTCCTCTACTTGCAACTTTCACAATTCGGACCCTTTCTTCATCTTGGCAAAAGTTTCCTCATTGA
- the LOC107422247 gene encoding D-3-phosphoglycerate dehydrogenase 1, chloroplastic: MNSHMGSPCFHGKWQRNKYVGVSLVGKTLAVMGFGKVGFEVARRAKGLGMHVIAHDPYAPADRARAIGVDLVSFDEAISKADFISLHMPLTPSANEILNEETFAKMKKGSEL, encoded by the exons ATGAATTCGCATATGGGTTCCCCATGTTTCCACG GTAAGTGGCAGAGGAACAAATATGTTGGTGTATCCCTTGTTGGAAAAACACTGGCAGTGATGGGCTTTGGAAAAGTTGGATTCGAAGTTGCTCGGCGAGCTAAGGGGCTAGGTATGCATGTCATAGCACATGATCCATATGCCCCGGCTGATCGTGCCCGTGCCATAGGTGTGGATCTTGTGAGCTTTGATGAAGCCATATCTAAAGCTGATTTTATCTCTTTGCACATGCCTCTTACTCCTTCTGCAAATGAGATTCTCAATGAGGAAACTTTTGCCAAGATGAAGAAAGGGTCCGAATTGTGA
- the LOC112492305 gene encoding uncharacterized protein LOC112492305, with amino-acid sequence MAMEIHHEKNLCSCEIQAKEQVANRVNGVRVLGNQLLVEFEYEVEHHYFNISSETLHSTLLYKTQENNGKATFRCDISRLKDSTFIHKAVSAKLSSLQIHSQFHGEIAKEIIKYARKSIHRSFYDNDRSFFTLFAKVTRTHNMYRCERCLELQAMENSMVELQRRNCGMVPAKKSSVEKLLKRVRVVAAEEEDEEEEKYSRKRKMRRCVGENKTCTICLAEFGAGDGDGDGDMSRASCMPCLHVFHEDCIRTWLDNSHYCPVCRFEMPTDSRT; translated from the coding sequence ATGGCTATGGAGATTCATCATGAAAAAAATCTGTGCTCTTGTGAGATTCAGGCAAAGGAACAAGTAGCAAACAGGGTTAATGGGGTTCGAGTTTTAGGGAATCAACTTTTGGTGGAGTTTGAGTATGAAGTGGAGCACCACTATTTCAATATCTCATCGGAAACTTTACATTCAACTCTTCTATACAAAACTCAAGAAAACAATGGCAAAGCAACATTCCGTTGCGATATCAGCCGGTTGAAGGATTCCACTTTCATTCACAAAGCTGTTTCTGCAAAGCTTTCCTCCTTACAAATCCACTCGCAGTTCCATGGCGAAATCGCAAAGGAGATCATCAAATATGCTAGGAAAAGCATTCACCGCTCCTTCTATGACAACGATCGCTCTTTCTTTACCTTGTTTGCCAAGGTAACAAGAACCCACAATATGTACCGTTGCGAAAGGTGTTTGGAGTTGCAGGCTATGGAGAATTCAATGGTGGAGCTGCAAAGGAGGAACTGTGGAATGGTACCGGCCAAGAAATCATCGGTTGAGAAGCTGTTAAAGAGGGTTAGGGTTGTGGCGGCAGAGGAAGAGGACGAGGAAGAAGAGAAGTACAGTCGAAAGAGGAAGATGAGAAGATGTGTTGGTGAAAACAAGACATGCACAATATGTCTTGCAGAGTTTGGTGCTGGTGATGGAGATGGAGATGGAGATATGTCACGAGCTTCTTGCATGCCATGCTTGCATGTGTTTCATGAAGACTGCATACGAACTTGGTTGGATAACAGTCATTACTGTCCGGTTTGCCGATTTGAGATGCCCACTGATTCAAGAACATAA
- the LOC125423432 gene encoding general transcription factor IIH subunit 2 gives MNNGEERRLNGGAEEDDDDEDEENGGGLEAWERAYADERSWESLQEDESGLLRPIDNTALQHAQYRRRLRTATTTARIQKGLIRYLFIVIDLSRGAAEMDFRPSRMAVVAKQVGAFIREFFDQNPLSQVGLVTIKDGVSHCLTDLGGSPESHVKALMGKLECSGDSSLQNALDLVHGYLNQIPSYGVREVLILYSSLSTCDPGDIMETIQQCKKSKIRCSVIGLTAEIFICKHLCQETGGSYSVALDESHLKELILEHAPPPPAIAEFAIANLIKMGFPQRAAEGSVAICSCHKEAKVGGGYTCPRCKARVCELPTECRICGLTLISSPHLARSYHHLFPIVPFDEVSLSLLNDPHVKLPKACFGCQQSLLNAGNKPNLRVACSNCKQHFCLDCDIYIHESLHNCPGCESARHSKQETPTEG, from the exons aTGAACAACGGTGAGGAAAGAAGGTTGAATGGAGGGgcagaagaagatgatgatgatgaagatgaagaaaatgGGGGTGGCCTTGAGGCCTGGGAGAGAGCTTATGCTGATGAGAGGTCCTGGGAATCACTACAAGAAGATGAGTCTGGCCTACTTCGACCTATTGATAACACCGCTCTCCAACATGCTCAGTATCGCCGCCGCCTTCGAACAGCTACTACTACCGCTCGAATACAGAAGGGTCTCATCCGTTACCTCTTCATTGTCATTGACCTCTCCAGG GGAGCTGCAGAAATGGATTTCCGGCCTAGTCGAATGGCTGTTGtagcaaaacaagttggggcTTTTATTAGAGAGTTCTTTGATCAGAATCCACTTAGTCAAGTTGGTTTGGTCACTATTAAAGATGGGGTTTCTCATTGCTTAACAGATCTTGGTGGCAGTCCTGAGTCTCATGTGAAAGCTTTAATGGGTAAACTGGAATGCTCAGGTGACTCCTCGCTTCAGAATGCCCTAGATCTTGTGCATGGATATCTAAATCAAATTCCATCATATGGTGTTCGGGAGGTTCTTATATTATATTCGTCTCTTAGTACTTGTGATCCGGGAGATATAATGGAGACTATCCAGCAATGCAAGAAATCTAAAATAAGGTGTTCAGTTATAGGCCTCACAGCAGAGATTTTTATATGCAAACATCTCTGCCAAGAAACTGGTGGCTCATACTCTGTAGCATTGGATGAG TCACACTTAAAAGAACTAATACTGGAGCATGCACCTCCACCTCCAGCAATAGCAGAATTTGCGATTGCTAATTTGATCAAGATGGGTTTTCCACAAAGAGCTGCAGAGGGCTCTGTGGCAATCTGTTCATGTCACAAGGAGGCAAAGGTTGGAGGAGGCTATACTTGTCCGAGATGCAAGGCACGTGTATGTGAGCTACCTACGGAGTGTCGCATTTGTGGGTTGACCCTCATTTCCTCACCCCATTTGGCCCGATCTTATCATCATCTCTTTCCGATAGTACCATTTGATGAGGTTTCTCTGTCGCTTCTAAATGATCCACATGTCAAATTACCTAAAGCTTGTTTTGGTTGCCAGCAAAGTCTTCTCAATGCCG GAAATAAACCCAACCTTCGTGTTGCTTGCTCGAACTGCAAGCAGCATTTTTGCCTGGATTGTGACATTTATATTCACGAGAGCTTGCACAACTGCCCGGGTTGTGAGAGTGCCAGGCATTCCAAGCAAGAAACTCCCACTGAAGGGTGA
- the LOC107422243 gene encoding LOW QUALITY PROTEIN: IN2-2 protein (The sequence of the model RefSeq protein was modified relative to this genomic sequence to represent the inferred CDS: deleted 1 base in 1 codon), with translation MAKTVVGRMKLGTQGLEVSAQGLGCMNMTALYLYGPPPKPESDMISLIHHAIDSGITFFDTSDVYGPFTNEILLGKAVNGGVRDKVQIATKFGITITDGNNMGVSGDPQYVREACEASLKRLGVDCIDLYYKHRIDTRVPIEITVGELKKLVEVGKIKYIGLSEASAASIRRAHAVHPITAVQLRVAVVVNRCRG, from the exons aTGGCGAAGACAGTAGTGGGAAGGATGAAGCTTGGAACACAAGGTCTGGAGGTATCAGCACAGGGACTTGGCTGCATGAACATGACGGCTTTGTATTTATATGGTCCACCTCCTAAGCCTGAATCCGATATGATCTCTCTCATTCACCATGCTATCGACTCTGGCATCACCTTCTTCGACACTTCTGATGTTTATGGTCCCTTCACCAACGAAATCCTTCTCGGAAAA GCTGTCAATGGAGGAGTGAGAGACAAAGTACAAATCGCCACTAAATTCGGCATCACCATAACCGACGGCAACAATATGGGGGTTTCAGGCGATCCTCAGTATGTAAGAGAAGCTTGTGAAGCAAGTCTCAAGAGGCTTGGAGTTGATTGCATCGATCTTTATTATAAGCACCGGATTGACACCCGGGTCCCCATTGAAATCACG GTGGGGGAGCTCAAGAAACTAGTTGAAGtgggtaaaata aaatacattggTCTATCTGAGGCCTCTGCTGCATCAATAAGAAGAGCTCATGCTGTTCATCCTATAACAGCTGTGCAGTTAAGAGTGGCCGTTGTCGTGAATAGATGCCGAGGATGA
- the LOC107422218 gene encoding uncharacterized protein LOC107422218, whose amino-acid sequence MNKNNLQIVTNGSSQIQTTKPPTNPSSSSTSINIIESQLESSVQTLIKNWCRRQKWHKFLNPKEQNHVINNNKSPWRTHLSNFLESTPVRVTVMFLLLLDLIFTTLELSSSLLSCKPNNMTKTDKQTWFHWVGISILAIVFSRTAGLALGLGSEFLRRPGYVVDGVVLIGALVLEAFMEKKGGGFLVVVSLWRVVRVIETAFELSDEAIEAQIEGIICQFETLREENRRLTETIAEKDIIISDLKDDLDKCRSQACHCSTSS is encoded by the coding sequence ATGAACAAAAACAATCTCCAAATAGTCACAAATGGGTCATCTCAGATCCAAACAACAAAACCTCCCACcaatccatcatcatcatcaacctcCATTAACATTATTGAATCGCAGCTTGAATCCTCCGTACAAACTCTGATCAAGAACTGGTGCAGAAGGCAAAAATGGCACAAATTCCTCAACCCCAAAGAACAAAACCATGTCATAAACAATAACAAATCACCATGGAGAACCCACTTGTCAAACTTCCTCGAATCCACACCGGTTCGAGTAACCGTCATGTTTCTTCTCCTTTTAGACCTAATCTTCACCACCCTCGAGCTCTCTTCCTCTCTACTTTCCTGCAAACCAAACAACATGACCAAAACAGATAAACAAACATGGTTCCACTGGGTTGGAATCTCCATCCTCGCCATCGTCTTTTCGAGGACGGCGGGGCTAGCGCTGGGGCTTGGGAGCGAGTTCTTAAGGCGTCCTGGTTATGTGGTTGATGGTGTGGTTTTGATTGGCGCTTTGGTTTTGGAAGCTTTTATGGAGAAGAAAGGAGGAGGTTTTCTTGTTGTGGTGAGTCTTTGGCGAGTGGTTAGGGTTATAGAGACTGCGTTTGAGCTGAGTGATGAAGCCATTGAAGCTCAGATTGAAGGTATAATTTGTCAGTTTGAGACACTCAGAGAAGAGAATCGGAGGCTCACGGAAACCATTGCTGAGaaagatattattatttcagATCTCAAAGATGATTTGGATAAGTGCAGATCACAAGCTTGTCACTGTTCCACTTCTTCTTGA